A DNA window from Danio aesculapii chromosome 1, fDanAes4.1, whole genome shotgun sequence contains the following coding sequences:
- the ndufab1a gene encoding NADH:ubiquinone oxidoreductase subunit AB1a, with protein MAARIIARCVRSLSHRSVYFNRVNSVATLTTVPLIHGRTLSHLTTGHKSSLAQVSGSSFPVFQWRQFCDSPPLTLKTVHERVLYVLKLYDKINPEKLQVTSHFMKDLGLDSLDQVEIIMAMEDEFGFEIPDEDAEKLMTPEQVVQYIAEKKDVHE; from the exons ATGGCGGCGCGCATCATTGCCCGGTGTGTCCGATCGCTGAGCCACCGTTCAGTATATTTTAACCGTGTAAACTCTGTCGCGACATTAACAACCGTTCCGCTCATCCATGGCCGGACACTTTCACATCTGACTACCGGACACAAGTCTTCACTTGCGCAG GTGTCTGGCAGTTCATTTCCAGTCTTTCAGTGGAGGCAATTCTGCGACTCGCCTCCATTAACCCTAAAGACTGTCCATGAGCGTGTGCTCTACGTCCTGAAGCTTTATGACAAGATCAACCCTGAGAAG CTCCAGGTCACATCTCATTTCATGAAAGATTTGGGATTGGACAGTTTAGACCAGGTGGAGATCATCATGGCCATGGAAGATGAATTTG GTTTTGAGATCCCTGATGAGGATGCAGAGAAGTTGATGACCCCAGAACAGGTTGTACAGTACATCGCAGAAAAGAAGGACGTTCATGAATGA
- the si:ch211-14k19.8 gene encoding mucin-5AC, translated as MRHFVYLFLFICLPGNTLLNLSQDCGGKVLGEHSGSVRYSLHPSRPLFDRITNDSKEKQLDITCTWIIDAHENQTVWIDVISVGKGARIGIAFGNGDTVFYEKEEQEIFSGTGRTVVEWSLKRTDKTFATLHLRWNTSEENQTSVLIPYTHSEADPVSPSPSPSSDVTYTPDIPVNSNETPKTHTVEGRSTRQGGGVSDLADKHRPLYPQETTNNGQETAGVWISDLAFTGTHSYSDTHTSSGLDAHKDTLEVLSDEPSLAQSSTKNQSPLLSAQTTLRSATPNAANTTTLLETNDVAFTKLHRGSSQPTHTYAFTEIQSKTAKRGDLSSLFPTSSYMTVSPRNIEPFNQTSTQTDFISDIATKDKPTTRTGLNRDVFTISEKIGTTQFHQAFWSSNTITGDSQSVPSESDRTDRSSRSTNPNQTINEDLVMTTSTLATVSRFPNQTKPFPDSDMTEYSGYSASPPINVTTHIEPTTSSSTLATSEALTTQNLHTVQSHHTSAQETSSASAPVFVLTSHNNNKISAFTTYSTTGLTPTESTSTPEVDEGFSTSRRDCLGLGCTSDLPSTMQREKEIPITSPPSSSASPQMIPNMTSDVSSNDHTTVRFENHTNVKQSDTTPSQVRNINTKSSMHTELYTSTPQYLQPSSKTTQSHVGFSDVTDINEMTSGQMESTSQSSTSATSSKTTLSISQFNTESSENPNGFTSSYHFTTPSVFQVSKTDHTIQPSTTDSMTTPHWETSQTSVVHTSSVTIPQMNPHTTTTETTSVRVHKQPQPSTFRPLQHTTTSSYISHTKARKIPTQTVSHSTASSFDKKWPHGRHYFIVEDQPVIFKEKTFQVLLQIFLEEDYVPSVRLLEVETFLRKVAGFQNQHVTWHSGPVLQTVVQFQTMQALSWLGRAESLLQEAELNPLPKKGLFVGGVRVKNITEGGLQTDACEWLLECPSGFQCVSSKGNATCTSVCHSEYCKHQGICVHRLGQQPICQCPVGEDYWFMGQRCDLRMTRPRLVGVCFGVLVAVAAVMALLSYLAVRRFKRMLMQAKVEQTRSSYCRFNHFDELSARFWGRSWPGSEDSLDNPGFTRSDELLHLRALDRTCCYHDDTLSVVSTYHGSRAHLNTVYPHGSQYGWDLSNCSLADGVVDSGKASDLSVCSWPIEPIQWTPFPLLQQLSRNTTTVKASRPRSYCEGMELVDLEKSWTA; from the exons ATGCGTCATTTTGTGTatcttttcttatttatttgccTTCCAG GTAACACTCTGTTGAACTTGAGCCAAGACTGTGGAGGTAAAGTTCTTGGAGAGCATAGTGGCTCAGTCCGGTACTCTTTACACCCAAGCAGACCTTTATTTGACAGAATTACCAACGACAGCAAAGAAAAACAGTTGGATATTACGTGCACTTGGATTATCGATGCACATGAAAATCAGACTGTTTGGATAGATGTTATTTCTGTTGGGAAGGGGGCTCGTATTGGGATTGCATTTGGGAATGGAGATACAGTGTTCTACGAAAAAGAGGAGCAGGAGATATTTTCTGGCACTGGGAGAACAGTTGTTGAATGGAGCTTAAAAAGGACCGACAAAACATTTGCCACATTACATCTGA gATGGAACACGTCAGAGGAGAATCAGACTTCTGTTTTGATCCCTTACACCCACTCCGAAGCTGACCCGGTTTCTCCCTCTCCTAGTCCTTCAAGCGATGTAACCTACACCCCTGACATTCCAGTGAACAGCAATGAAACCCCCAAAACACACACTGTCGAGGGCAGGAGTACAAGGCAGGGCGGAGGTGTGTCTGACCTGGCCGATAAGCACAGACCACTCTATCCGCAGGAAACCACCAACAATGGACAGGAAACGGCTGGAGTCTGGATCTCTGACCTCGCGTTCACTGGCACACATTCTTATTCTGATACACACACCAGCTCTGGCCTTGACGCACATAAGGACACGCTTGAAGTATTGTCCGATGAACCTTCTTTGGCTCAGTCGTCCACTAAAAACCAATCGCCATTGCTTTCTGCACAAACTACGCTCAGATCGGCAACTCCCAATGCTGCAAATACAACCACTCTTTTAGAGACAAATGACGTTGCGTTCACCAAATTGCACAGAGGAAGTTcacaacccacacacacatatgcatttaCCGAAATCCAGTCCAAAACAGCTAAAAGAGGTGATCTAAGTTCATTATTTCCTACTTCCAGCTATATGACGGTAAGTCCACGAAATATTGAGCCGTTCAACCAAACATCCACACAGACAGATTTCATTAGTGACATTGCTACCAAAGATAAACCTACAACAAGGACAGGGTTAAATAGGGATGTGTTCACGATATCCGAGAAGATCGGGACGACTCAATTTCATCAAGCTTTCTGGAGTTCAAACACAATTACAGGTGACAGCCAATCTGTACCTTCAGAATCAGACAGGACCGATCGCTCTTCAAGGTCAACAAATCccaatcaaacaatcaatgaGGATTTAGTTATGACTACTAGCACACTTGCTACAGTATCAAGAtttccaaaccaaaccaaaccgtttCCTGATAGCGACATGACTGAATACTCAGGTTACTCCGCATCTCCACCAATAAATGTTACCACTCACATTGAACCAACAACTTCAAGTAGTACACTTGCAACTTCTGAAGCATTAACCACCCAAAATTTGCACACTGTCCAAAGTCACCATACAAGCGCTCAAGAAACCAGCTCTGCATCTGCGCCTGTCTTTGTCCTGACATCTCACAACAATAACAAAATCAGTGCATTCACCACTTACTCCACTACAGGCCTGACCCCGACTGAGAGCACAAGTACACCAGAGGTGGATGAAGGGTTTTCAACATCTAGAAGAGATTGCCTTGGTCTTGGATGCACCTCGGATTTACCATCTACCATGCAAAGAGAAAAAGAAATCCCCATAACCAGCCCTCCATCGAGTTCTGCAAGTCCTCAGATGATTCCTAACATGACTTCTGATGTCTCTTCTAATGATCACACTACAGTAAGATTTGAGAATCACACTAATGTGAAGCAATCGGACACGACCCCATCACAGGTCCGGAATATCAACACAAAATCGAGTATGCATACTGAATTATACACATCTACACCACAGTATTTACAGCCATCTTCCAAAACCACGCAGAGCCATGTGGGATTTTCTGATGTAACGGATATCAATGAGATGACTAGTGGTCAAATGGAAAGTACAAGCCAATCAAGTACTAGTGCGACAAGTTCAAAGACAACTCTTAGCATATCTCAATTTAATACTGAATCATCAGAAAACCCGAATGGTTTTACTTCATCTTATCACTTCACAACTCCCTCCGTCTTTCAGGTCAGTAAAACTGATCATACTATTCAACCCAGTACCACTGATAGCATGACCACTCCACACTGGGAAACCAGTCAGACTTCAGTGGTTCACACGTCTTCAGTAACCATCCCACAGATGAATCCACACACCACGACCACAGAAACAACTTCAGTCCGGGTTCATAAGCAGCCTCAACCCAGCACTTTTAGACCTCTCCAACATACGACCACAAGCTCTTATATTAGTCACACAAAAGCACGCAAAATACCTACACAAACAGTTAGCCATTCTACTGCATCCAGCTTTGACAAGAAGTGGCCACATGGACGCCATTATTTCATAGTGGAGGACCAGCCAGTGATCTTTAAGG aaaaaacatTTCAAGTGCTCCTACAAATCTTCCTAGAAGAAGATTATGTGCCTAGTGTGAGACTTCTTGAG GTGGAGACATTTCTGCGGAAAGTTGCTGGGTTTCAGAATCAACATGTAACCTGGCACAG TGGTCCAGTTCTCCAGACAGTGGTTCAGTTCCAAACAATGCAAGCGCTGTCCTGGCTGGGAAGGGCGGAGTCTCTGTTACAGGAGGCGGAGTTAAACCCACTGCCGAAGAAAGGATTATTTGTGGGTGGAGTTAGAGTGAAGAATATCACAGAGGGAG GTTTGCAGACAGATGCTTGTGAATGGTTGCTTGAATGTCCGTCTGGGTTCCAGTGTGTCTCCTCCAAGGGAAATGCCACATGTACATCTGTGTGTCACTCAGAATACTGTAAACATCAGGGCATCTGTGTTCACCGCCTCGGGCAGCAGCCTATCTGCCA GTGTCCTGTTGGGGAGGATTACTGGTTTATGGGCCAGCGCTGTGACCTACGCATGACCCGGCCGCGTCTGGTTGGCGTGTGTTTTGGGGTACTAGTTGCTGTCGCAGCAGTCATGGCTCTTCTGTCATATCTCGCTGTGCGCCGGTTTAAAAGGATGCTAATGCAAGCCAAAGTGGAGCAAACACGTAGCAG TTATTGCAGATTTAATCACTTTGATGAGCTTTCGGCTCGTTTTTGGGGAAGGTCCTGGCCTGGCTCTGAGGACTCGCTGGATAACCCTGGCTTCACCCGCTCAGATGAACTGCTTCATCTAAGGGCTCTCGACCGCACCTGCTGTTACCATGACGACACTCTATCGGTGGTGTCCACATACCATGGTAGCAGAGCACACCTCAACACTGTATATCCCCATGG TTCTCAGTATGGCTGGGATCTCAGCAACTGCAGCCTGGCGGATGGTGTTGTGGATTCTGGGAAGGCTAGTGACCTGTCAGTGTGTAGCTGGCCGATTGAGCCAATTCAGTGGACACCATTCCCTTTACTGCAGCAGCTCTCCAGAAATACCACCACG GTCAAAGCATCTCGTCCTCGCTCTTACTGTGAAGGCATGGAGCTGGTGGACTTAGAGAAGAGCTGGACTGCTTAA